In a genomic window of Apium graveolens cultivar Ventura unplaced genomic scaffold, ASM990537v1 ctg8265, whole genome shotgun sequence:
- the LOC141704815 gene encoding uncharacterized protein LOC141704815: protein MSIKQSLVHNFSTKTTTPLPRLQTLIFNPISQIRIPKHWNKSSCSTNRRLHYSIWQHDTKVKRNFVVCSSSGPPEPPASSGGLPGGIPGSWKKWLLGIAVTVIIPLMTNKWGALLTWTKKLESAVQTVEDLVEEVEEMAEKVDKFAENIADDLPEGKLKKALERIENIAERVAKEADQLDNMIDKVQEAEDKLEAYIEEEQRNSAAKKDKNGKKIN from the exons ATGTCTATCAAACAATCACTCGTCCACAATTTTTCGACCAAGACCACCACCCCGTTGCCTAGATTGCAGACTTTAATCTTCAATCCGATCTCCCAAATACGGATACCAAAACACTGGAATAAATCTTCATGCTCGACAAATCGGAGACTCCATTATTCGATATGGCAACACGACACGAAAGTGAAGAG GAATTTTGTCGTCTGCTCGAGTAGTGGTCCACCGGAACCTCCAGCTTCTTCGGGTGGACTTCCGGGAGGAATTCCAGGTTCTTGGAAGAAATGGCTGCTGGGGATAGCCGTGACAGTTATTATACCCTTGATGACTAACAAGTGGGGAGCTTTGTTAACCTGGACAA AAAAACTAGAATCGGCAGTACAGACGGTGGAAGACCTAGTGGAGGAGGTGGAGGAAATGGCGGAGAAGGTAGACAAATTTGCAGAAAACATAGCAGATGACTTGCCGGAAGGGAAGCTGAAGAAGGCACTTGAACGGATTGAAAATATAGCTGAAAGAGTTGCCAAGGAAGCCGACCAACTTGACAATATGATCGATAAG GTTCAAGAAGCAGAAGATAAGTTAGAAGCTTATATTGAAGAAGAACAACGCAATTCAGCTGCCAAGAAAGACAAAAACGGAaagaaaattaattaa